The Mytilus edulis chromosome 4, xbMytEdul2.2, whole genome shotgun sequence nucleotide sequence tttaatcagtatgactttctaagatgacacgtaaaacagcgaatcaaagatcaaataactaatataggacaatgctgttgattagaaaatactccattccaggcacttttgttttccaaataattattattaccaataattgataagttcaaggtcgacgggttcaaacagaaagctttttaaagcagagaaaactgtgcatcttataatcggcatgactttatcagataataCGCATAGttctatactttaattcagtcacggacctgcgatatcacgggtgtgttctagtataatcTATGATGATTCACAGTAAGAAGCAATAAAGGTAAAAAAGTGAATAACATATCCTTATATTTGTTAAAGTCACATAGACAAACCACGGCGGTGCAGCTTATAATTTATTGAATAGAATTGAAgctataattatatttttttttatttaaacacaaATAACATACCCTTGCTACTTCCTCCTCCGGAACCACCCCCGTAACCACCGTAACCATCGTAGCCACTTCCGTAACCACCTTCGTAACCACTTCCGTAACCACCATATCCACCACCAGAACCACCAGATCCACCGCCTCTACCACCAGATCCACCATAGGTATACCACCAAGGCTGTCTTTCAACATATACATGTCCAGATCCTACGTATGATCTTCCTCCCCATCCACCACCACTTCCACCTCCCCATCCACCATCACGTCCACCTCCCCATCCACCACCACTTCCACCTCCCCATCCACCATCACTTCCACCTCCCCATCCACCGCCACTTCCACCTCCCCATCCACCGCCACTTCCACCTCCCCATCCACCACCACGTCTTCCCCCACCCTTCGCTCCCCAACCTCTTGATCCACTTTTTCCTTTTACATACCTTTGGGCACTAACTGCGCTACAGAGGGCAAGCAGTAGacaaattgtaattttcattCTGCCAAAGagaaaattcattttcaaaatacataattaaatatttcgGTAGAATAAATAgactttttaaattgtatttatctttttttaaattctgtaatTGAAATTTTTAGGGGATTCATTTATAATTTCCAGACAATCGtgtaatagataaaaacaaaaatcgagCAGTCCGAATAATAGTCGTACCGCAgctatcaaacatgtcaaagacAAGAGACATCCACTTCACTTATACCAATAATTATTATAATCATGAGTTCCTACGTTAACACTGGAATTTGTAAAGCTGCGTAACGAACAAGAACTCATTCGAGGGGAAGCAAATAAACAAACAAGGAAATAAATAACATTACACTTATggacaaatattaaaataatacttttatatGATGCATATGTTGTCATTTATGATTATGACAAAgtaaaatgtttgtttaatttgaaGTGGGAGAGATCTGTAACCATAGCCCCAAACTTTCAACTATTCAATGAAAAGACGTTATTTGTATAGAGGAACACATATTAAAAGATAATTCtcgttttttttaacttttgttgaTACGTCATATGCCACATCTGAATAAAGAAACCAGTCGAGGATACTTTGTTCCCAAAAAGATACCCACCCTCTAATGAAAAGCACTAgtattttgtctttaaaagtCTTTCTCTGTTATACTACATCTTGAAGGCGGCAAGGTGATTTATAGCTGCTAAAATCCGTTTAAAGTGGACTCtattggatagttgtctcattgacaatcatataacGTTTCCTTATTTCATATTAAACTATATAATCTGCAAAGTTGCGAGTGTTCAATAAATGGTCATATTTTATATAAGACCCTTGTTTTCGTTATTTAAATGCAATATGAGGCCTCAACATAACAAACATATCTTCATTTtcgtgagaaaaaaaaaacactttgaaaAGAGCTTGTTTAAGTTGAGATATTTAGATATAAAACAAACATAACTGACGTTTTCAGCAATATTCTACAACAAAACGCCCATTGTTAACTTAGTCTTCTATTTACTTGTCTGGAGTATTTTTGGGATTAGATTTGTGAGTACTTTTTTACTTTAACAATGCCATGTGAAAACAACAGTGATAAAAAAAGGTAACAAAAAGAATGTACAAACTGTACAAACATTGCTGGcatgtggcaccgttaaagtccacaattccccttaagtccacaacaccgctaaagtccacaacaaatttCCGCTAAAttccacaacgccgctaaagtccacaaacttttCGCTATAGTCCACAAAAttacctccgctaaagtccacaagaaaacgccgttaaagtccacaatagcAAGTTCCGCttaagtccacaaaaaagcaccgttaaagtccacaccatttttttattgttaaaaacataaTATTCGTATTTTATCCCGTTAGTACAATACAAAGCATGGGCCTTTCTTCtcggtagtatttttttttatcagtttgatacatGAAAAAAGTACAGTATCTGTATATGATTTTGTTCCATTGATTTTGATCTTTGTATTATGATGATGATTGCCAATTTGGACATCATTtctaaaaagtttgtaaattcgTTAGTTAATGTAACTGCATTCTACaagtacttttttttctcttattctttgcatataatcactttttgacataattaatgtacaaagcaAAGGTGCCTCCTAATCTATAACATTTGAACGGCATTCAGGCAACAATCTTGACTATATCATTACACAAAGTTATTAATTTCGGTGTTTGTTATAGaaaccaacgaaaaataatgtgatatgattttcagaacggaaaaatgaagccagtatgataaattctaaataaaaaagaaaatattctatgctttaaattatatttttatcgatTAGTATCGGATATCGAATCGGATGCTTTGAATGGATTTCTACCAAAATGTCACAATAAAACCTGATTTgatcgatataggaagatgtggtataagtgccaatgagacaagtctctatccaagttaaaatttataaaagtaaaccaatatgggtcaaggtacggccttcaacacagaaccttggctcacaccgaccagcaagctataaaggtccccaaaaattacaagtgtaaaaccattcaaacgggaaaaccactgcccataaatggggcttaAAAAATATACGCAAGAACATTTTGGCTGCTGTGGAGCCTAACAGACACTGAACGGAAATCTTActtatgttttatagatatttgcaaaggaaatttaaatgtcaaatataagCTCGAAATTATGTCTCCAGCATATACATAAAGAGAACGCTATGTTGGAGTTTCTTGTGGATGAACAAATGTttactaaagaataaaaagagTATAATAGCTAGATAACTTTTCAGAAATGTTGTTTGTTTGATTGATAGAAAATCGCAACACAAAGATCAAATTTATGGTGATAAAGCAAATACTATAACCTTTtcattcatcaaaaatataatttatgctGATAAAATATACTTTCTAAGAACAAAAGTCCATGCTTTTAATTAGATTTATAATATCGtgtgtaaaaaacagaaaattgatcttttgataataaaaaaaaattatttggactttaacggtgcttttttgtggactttagcggaacttgttattgtggactttaacggtgttttcttgtggactttagcggaggtcattttgtggactttagtggaaattttgtggactttaacggcgttgtggacttgagcggaaaattgttgtggactttagcggtgttgtggactttagaggaaatgtggactttaacggtgccacactGGCAGCTAAAAAAGGTAGTGACAAAGGAAATCCAGCAAAAAGAACTCACACAGATGTTTCAATGGATAGTAGTACAGATATGACAATTGAATTGTCAAATCTCCACCATGATTTAGATAGTATAAAGGAAAGCCTAGAGGGTGTTGTTAAACGAACAGACTTTGACAAAGCACTGAAAAACATTGTAAGAAAAGATGATTTGGAAACAATAGTGACCTCAATTGTCACTAAATTGGTTGACAGCAGAAAGTTCAACATAAAAGTGATGAACTTCACAGAAAACAAGGATAAAATTCCATAGagatctttaaaaataaaattgttaaagaCACTTTGAAGATAACCATTCGACCTGACGAAATCCAAGCTATTCATAGGATACCAGGTAAACAAGGAGAACATAGACCATTTATTGTAAAACACTTCAACTCTGAAGTGAAATACCGCATTATGAGAGAAAAGAAAAACATGCCTAACAATGCACTTTTAGATTAGTTGATGTTACAAAATCCAACATGGAACTGATTACTAGACTCCGTGATAGTGATCAACTTTATAGTGCTTGCTGCTTTAACTGTGCTGTATATGGAAAAACTGAAGCAGGTAGACGTTTGAAATTTGATATGTTTGATGATATTGATAAGCAACTGAAGTAGCTGGTAACTAATTGAGgaacatatttttgtatgacaGATACAAATTCACCTGAAATTTAATTgtctttatatataatatttaactaACACACCAAAaaaaattatccactaaaattttcattatttttatgatttatattattatttatttaattttattacaaatttgatcgcttatataaatatacattgttAATTTCCTTTGTTTAATGCATTGTAGGCATACATATAATAATATTGCAGCTGATTTAATAGTTTTGGGTAAATAAATGGAAGGAAAAACTACGGTTTCTTATTGGTGCATTCGGAATAAActtaaattttaaattctcatatactgttatacaaattattgatatctttaaaatttttatGATCATTTTGTGTTAGAACAAAAACTTCTTTGTGAGGGAAACTTATCTTAAAGGGAATATGGGGAAGCTTTAAAACAGATGCTGGATCTGATGGATTTACAGTGggttttttcaatgtttttttggaAAGACATTAGTCCTTTGTTTTTAGATCTCTGCAATTTGGATATGAGTTTGGCCATTTTTCAGATTTTCAATACCAAAGAATTATTACTTGTATTCCTAAGGAACGGAAAGATAGGAGATACATGGGTAACTGGCGACCGATCAGCTTGATGAACACAGATATGAAAATAGCATCTGCAGTTCTTGCTGGTAGAGCAAAAAAGGTACTGTTTGCCATTATTAGTGACACACAAAAGGGCTTTATGAAGGAAGATTCATAGGAGAGAACACTAGACTTCTATATGATTTAATGCACTATCTAGAAGAAAATAATATAGAAGGATT carries:
- the LOC139520660 gene encoding uncharacterized protein, whose amino-acid sequence is MKITICLLLALCSAVSAQRYVKGKSGSRGWGAKGGGRRGGGWGGGSGGGWGGGSGGGWGGGSDGGWGGGSGGGWGGGRDGGWGGGSGGGWGGRSYVGSGHVYVERQPWWYTYGGSGGRGGGSGGSGGGYGGYGSGYEGGYGSGYDGYGGYGGGSGGGSSKGY